A window from Schistosoma haematobium chromosome 3, whole genome shotgun sequence encodes these proteins:
- the CFDP2_1 gene encoding Craniofacial development protein 2 (EggNog:ENOG410VHTS): MNIIQCYAPANDSNDDIKDQFYERLQSIIEKCPRKELTIHTGDLNAKVGIENTGYEDIKRRHGLGERNENGEIFANLCSFNKLAIGGTIFLHKRIHKATWISPDHTTENQIDHICINKKFRGTMENVRTRRGADTASDHHLVVANLKLKLKKNWTTGQTALQRFNTAFLRDTDKLNEFKIALNNRFQAFQDLLKEEETTMEDNWKGIKETLTSTCQEVLGLKKHQHKEWISIETLDKIKERKNEKTAINNSRTRAEEVQAQAEYIEANKQVKRSIRANRKKYVEELATTAEKA; the protein is encoded by the coding sequence atgaatattatccaatgttatgcacccgcCAATGATAgtaacgacgacattaaagatcaattctatgagaggctgcaatcaatcatagagaagtgcccaagaaaagAACTCACCATTCATacgggagatctaaatgccaaagtcgggatagaaaacaccggatatgaagatataaaaagacgacatggactgggagagagaaacgaaaatggggaaatatttgcaaatctatgttcATTCAATAAACTAgccataggcggcacaatatttctacacaaacgcatacacaaagctacatggatctcaccggaccacactacagagaaccagatagatcatatttgcatcaataaaaaattccgaggGACAATGGAAAATGTGAGAACTAGGAGGGGTGCTGAcacagcttcagatcaccacctagttgtggccaatttaaaactgaagctaaagaaaaactggacaactggacaaacagcactacaaaggttcaatacagccttccttcgagatactgacaaactcaatgaattcaagatagctctcaacaacagattccaagcctttcaagatctactgaaggaagaagaaactaccatggaggacaactggaaaggcatcaaagaaacattgacttcaacgtgtcaagaggttctgggcctaaagaaacaccagcataaggaatggatctctatagaaacactggacaagatcaaagaaaggaagaacgagaagacagcaattaacaacagccgaacacgggCAGAggaagtccaagcacaagctgaatacatagaagcaaacaagcaagtgaagaggagcattagagccaacaggaagaaatacgtggaagaattagcaacgacggcagaaaaagct
- a CDS encoding hypothetical protein (EggNog:ENOG410UNG0~COG:K), translated as MFNFISCNPTVQALPNGTSLRSCPECKFSAGTSEQLWDHFESVHPDEGSFSCTCGDSYNRLPLFLRHYVDCPVASTDLEDPRRNFASLKDGRRILPSILHSNCDGIAGTKLGQPNVYHPYRQSTVSSAPGPSGDKPYGCPKCYKGFKSKSLLDQHMHLHFPPRYKCRWCGNVYRWPPVYYHHKQRCKKRPVISMSEIGHASDYRCLNGSIMKVEDSQMHVDHISPRQTAFNRFMNAPGVSFTQELANDNIIQNVPVIGDDAANCSLTCLCTESFLNVPSYLEHATICPKVVSASSVFENLANRALSTSNNLGFRSPRQRNSISNFRELPPEYLSQLKDTTLMHSNPGGIFSCNMCGKEFNSKLSLKQHVDGKHRAEGKYLCGSCGKRYRWGASFYYHKKTCAGPVSCVLNSQTPELVTTHT; from the coding sequence ATGTTCAACTTTATTAGTTGCAACCCAACTGTTCAAGCTCTTCCGAATGGCACATCTCTTCGATCATGCCCAGAATGCAAATTTTCAGCCGGCACGTCTGAACAGCTTTGGGATCATTTCGAAAGTGTTCATCCTGATGAAGGGAGCTTCTCTTGTACATGTGGAGACTCTTATAACCGTTTGCCGTTGTTTTTAAGGCACTATGTAGATTGTCCCGTAGCATCTACTGACTTGGAAGATCCTCGTCGCAACTTCGCCTCGCTTAAGGACGGACGTAGAATTCTACCTAGCATCCTTCATTCTAACTGTGACGGTATAGCGGGTACGAAATTGGGTCAGCCTAATGTCTACCACCCTTACCGTCAGTCTACGGTATCGTCTGCTCCAGGTCCGTCAGGTGACAAGCCATACGGTTGTCCAAAATGTTATAAGGGTTTTAAAAGCAAATCTCTTCTCGACCAACACATGCATCTCCATTTTCCTCCTCGCTACAAGTGCAGGTGGTGTGGTAATGTCTACCGTTGGCCACCTGTTTATTACCATCACAAGCAACGGTGTAAAAAACGTCCGGTCATTAGTATGAGTGAAATCGGTCACGCTTCTGACTACCGTTGTCTTAATGGTTCAATTATGAAAGTCGAGGATTCCCAAATGCATGTCGATCATATTTCACCGAGACAAACCGCGTTCAACCGTTTCATGAATGCACCAGGAGTTTCTTTCACTCAAGAACTGGCGAACGATAACATCATTCAGAATGTTCCAGTCATCGGGGACGATGCAGCTAACTGTTCGCTAACATGCCTATGCACGGAAAGCTTTCTAAATGTCCCTTCCTACCTTGAGCATGCAACTATATGTCCAAAAGTTGTGTCGGCATCCTCCGTCTTCGAAAATCTTGCTAATAGAGCCCTGTCTACTTCAAACAACTTAGGATTCAGATCTCCGCGACAAAGGAATTCTATTTCAAATTTCCGGGAATTACCGCCCGAATATCTTTCACAACTAAAAGATACAACTTTAATGCACTCTAATCCTGGTGGTATTTTTTCGTGTAACATGTGTGGCAAGGAGTTCAACTCCAAACTATCTCTCAAACAGCATGTAGATGGAAAGCATCGTGCTGAAGGTAAGTACCTCTGTGGGAGTTGTGGTAAACGGTACCGTTGGGGTGCCTCGTTTTATTACCACAAAAAAACGTGCGCCGGGCCTGTGTCTTGTGTACTCAATTCTCAAACTCCGGAGCTTGTGACCACACACACTTAG
- a CDS encoding hypothetical protein (EggNog:ENOG410UNG0~COG:K): protein MQISVEPDVFEQFHKLKQLHKPVGSDSEFLSFIVSHIQKCCYKSDSCNPTVQALPNGTSLRSCPECKFSAGTSEQLWDHFESVHPDEGSFSCTCGDSYNRLPLFLRHYVDCPVASTDLEDPRRNFASLKDGRRILPSILHSNCDGIAGTKLGQPNVYHPYRQSTVSSAPGPSGDKPYGCPKCYKGFKSKSLLDQHMHLHFPPRYKCRWCGNVYRWPPVYYHHKQRCKKRPVISMSEIGHASDYRCLNGSIMKVEDSQMHVDHISPRQTAFNRFMNAPGVSFTQELANDNIIQNVPVIGDDAANCSLTCLCTESFLNVPSYLEHATICPKVVSASSVFENLANRALSTSNNLGFRSPRQRNSISNFRELPPEYLSQLKDTTLMHSNPGGIFSCNMCGKEFNSKLSLKQHVDGKHRAEGKYLCGSCGKRYRWGASFYYHKKTCAGPVSCVLNSQTPELVTTHT, encoded by the exons ATGCAAATCAGTGTTGAGCCTGATGTCTTTGAGCAGTTTCACAAGTTGAAGCAACTACACAAACCAGTTGGGAGTGACAGTGAATTTCTCTCTTTTATCGTGTCCCACATTCAAAAGTGTTGTTACAAAAGCGACAG TTGCAACCCAACTGTTCAAGCTCTTCCGAATGGCACATCTCTTCGATCATGCCCAGAATGCAAATTTTCAGCCGGCACGTCTGAACAGCTTTGGGATCATTTCGAAAGTGTTCATCCTGATGAAGGGAGCTTCTCTTGTACATGTGGAGACTCTTATAACCGTTTGCCGTTGTTTTTAAGGCACTATGTAGATTGTCCCGTAGCATCTACTGACTTGGAAGATCCTCGTCGCAACTTCGCCTCGCTTAAGGACGGACGTAGAATTCTACCTAGCATCCTTCATTCTAACTGTGACGGTATAGCGGGTACGAAATTGGGTCAGCCTAATGTCTACCACCCTTACCGTCAGTCTACGGTATCGTCTGCTCCAGGTCCGTCAGGTGACAAGCCATACGGTTGTCCAAAATGTTATAAGGGTTTTAAAAGCAAATCTCTTCTCGACCAACACATGCATCTCCATTTTCCTCCTCGCTACAAGTGCAGGTGGTGTGGTAATGTCTACCGTTGGCCACCTGTTTATTACCATCACAAGCAACGGTGTAAAAAACGTCCGGTCATTAGTATGAGTGAAATCGGTCACGCTTCTGACTACCGTTGTCTTAATGGTTCAATTATGAAAGTCGAGGATTCCCAAATGCATGTCGATCATATTTCACCGAGACAAACCGCGTTCAACCGTTTCATGAATGCACCAGGAGTTTCTTTCACTCAAGAACTGGCGAACGATAACATCATTCAGAATGTTCCAGTCATCGGGGACGATGCAGCTAACTGTTCGCTAACATGCCTATGCACGGAAAGCTTTCTAAATGTCCCTTCCTACCTTGAGCATGCAACTATATGTCCAAAAGTTGTGTCGGCATCCTCCGTCTTCGAAAATCTTGCTAATAGAGCCCTGTCTACTTCAAACAACTTAGGATTCAGATCTCCGCGACAAAGGAATTCTATTTCAAATTTCCGGGAATTACCGCCCGAATATCTTTCACAACTAAAAGATACAACTTTAATGCACTCTAATCCTGGTGGTATTTTTTCGTGTAACATGTGTGGCAAGGAGTTCAACTCCAAACTATCTCTCAAACAGCATGTAGATGGAAAGCATCGTGCTGAAGGTAAGTACCTCTGTGGGAGTTGTGGTAAACGGTACCGTTGGGGTGCCTCGTTTTATTACCACAAAAAAACGTGCGCCGGGCCTGTGTCTTGTGTACTCAATTCTCAAACTCCGGAGCTTGTGACCACACACACTTAG
- a CDS encoding hypothetical protein (EggNog:ENOG41KOG0441~COG:P~SECRETED:SignalP(1-16)) yields the protein MLLYIYILLFITNVKGSGRTLQCFQNVYSIASFIGPQYSGNVYFTKHGSSLTVTGYLSGFPRNKWLGVHIHEYGALGNKCNDAGPHFNPFNSDHGGLTGSPRHPGDFGNHYVDQNGILTLDFDVDISSITKFNGFLGRALVIHEKEDDLGRMDDDGSRKTGNSGKRLTCAVVGVWKAP from the exons ATGCTGCTGTACATATATATCTTGTTATTTATAACAAATGTAAAGGGATCAGGAA gaACTCTTCAATGCTTCCAGAATGTTTACAGTATAGCCAGTTTTATTGGTCCGCAGTATTCTGGAAATGTGTATTTCACAAAGCATGGCTCAAGTCTCACAGTAACTGGATATTTATCAGGTTTTCCGCGAAATAAATGGTTGGGTGTTCATATACATGAATATGGTGCATTAGGTAATAAATGTAATGACGCCGGACCACATTTTAATCCGTTTAACAG TGACCATGGTGGACTAACAGGTTCGCCAAGACATCCTGGAGATTTTGGAAATCATTATGTCGATCAAAATGGTATTTTGACTCTTGATTTCGATGTTGATATTTCTTCTATTACTAAATTTAATGGATTTCTTGGAAGAGCACTGGTTATCCATGAGAAAGAAGATGACTTAGGCAGAATGGATGATGATGGAAGTCGCAAGACAGGCAATTCCGGCAAACGTTTGACATGTGCTGTAGTTGGTGTTTGGAAAGCTCCATAA